From one Methanophagales archaeon genomic stretch:
- the guaA gene encoding glutamine-hydrolyzing GMP synthase subunit GuaA: MFEPEKFIQKQVHEIRERIGDGKAVIAVSGGVDSTVCAVLTHRAVGDQLVAVFIDDGLMREGEAEQVTNFFKKMNINTRLVDAADEFFDALKGIVDPEEKRKAFRNTFYSVLARVVREENASHLIQGTIAADVVETVKGIKTQHNILEQIGIDPESYGLTIVEPLREIYKHEVREVARSLGLPPEFSERQPFPGPGLATRILGEVTPERVEIERRATKIVEEETSDIESFQSMAVLMNDRATGVREGKRAFGCIIVVRLVKSKDAITAEAVNVPWEVLKRIDRRITTEIPEVVHVLYSLTDKPPATIEFQ; the protein is encoded by the coding sequence ATGTTCGAGCCAGAAAAATTTATACAAAAACAGGTCCATGAGATAAGGGAAAGGATAGGAGATGGGAAGGCAGTCATAGCGGTTTCTGGTGGGGTGGATTCAACTGTTTGTGCAGTGCTCACGCATCGTGCGGTAGGAGACCAATTGGTAGCAGTTTTCATTGACGATGGGTTGATGCGCGAAGGCGAGGCAGAGCAGGTAACAAACTTTTTCAAAAAGATGAATATAAACACAAGGTTGGTGGATGCCGCTGATGAGTTTTTTGATGCCTTGAAAGGAATTGTTGATCCCGAAGAGAAGAGGAAAGCATTTAGAAACACGTTCTACTCGGTACTCGCAAGGGTTGTGCGAGAGGAGAACGCATCTCATTTAATTCAGGGAACAATAGCGGCAGACGTTGTTGAAACTGTGAAAGGAATCAAGACCCAGCACAACATTCTTGAACAGATAGGTATTGACCCAGAAAGTTATGGACTAACGATTGTTGAGCCTTTACGGGAAATCTACAAGCATGAGGTAAGAGAAGTTGCCAGGAGTTTGGGTTTGCCTCCGGAGTTTTCGGAGCGCCAACCTTTCCCCGGTCCCGGACTTGCTACGAGAATACTTGGAGAAGTGACGCCTGAGCGTGTAGAGATAGAAAGAAGAGCTACAAAGATTGTAGAAGAGGAAACTTCTGACATCGAGTCATTCCAGAGTATGGCGGTTTTGATGAACGACAGGGCTACCGGGGTTAGAGAAGGTAAAAGAGCGTTTGGCTGCATAATCGTGGTTAGACTGGTCAAAAGCAAAGATGCTATTACTGCAGAGGCGGTTAATGTTCCCTGGGAAGTCTTAAAGAGGATAGATAGGAGAATTACGACGGAGATTCCGGAAGTTGTGCATGTGCTTTATTCTTTAACTGATAAGCCACCGGCAACGATAGAATTCCAATAG
- the hisF gene encoding imidazole glycerol phosphate synthase subunit HisF: MAKRIIPCLDTTLDDQGKAVVVKGIEFEKLRYAGDPVELAMRYDAQGADELVFLDISASHEGRDTMVSVVEKIAEQVSIPLCVGGGIKSIEDFEKVFDAGADKASINTAAVKNPELIKEAAKRFGDRIVVAIDCKRKFEDIEGKTLVQLEEETSAWYDVVIYGGREYTGIDAIKWAKEVQALGATEILLTSKDRDGTTEGYDIPIIKAIAEAVDIPVIASGGVGTLEHIYEGFVNGADACLAASIFHYGTYTVGEIKDYLREKGIPI; encoded by the coding sequence ATGGCAAAAAGAATAATACCTTGCCTTGATACAACGCTCGATGATCAGGGTAAGGCAGTGGTAGTAAAGGGAATAGAGTTTGAGAAGCTCAGGTATGCGGGCGACCCGGTTGAACTCGCAATGCGATATGATGCACAGGGAGCGGATGAACTCGTTTTTCTCGACATATCTGCATCCCACGAGGGTAGGGATACAATGGTCTCAGTTGTAGAGAAGATAGCCGAGCAGGTATCTATTCCTTTATGCGTGGGGGGCGGGATAAAGAGCATAGAAGATTTTGAGAAGGTATTTGATGCCGGCGCTGATAAGGCAAGTATAAATACAGCCGCAGTTAAGAATCCAGAGTTGATAAAAGAAGCTGCGAAGAGGTTTGGAGATCGTATCGTAGTTGCTATTGACTGCAAGAGGAAGTTTGAGGACATTGAAGGCAAAACGCTGGTACAATTAGAAGAGGAAACAAGTGCATGGTATGATGTAGTCATCTATGGTGGGCGTGAGTACACGGGAATTGATGCAATAAAGTGGGCGAAGGAGGTGCAGGCGCTTGGTGCTACGGAGATATTGCTAACTTCAAAAGATAGGGATGGGACAACGGAAGGATATGATATCCCTATTATAAAAGCAATTGCCGAAGCTGTGGACATTCCTGTAATTGCTTCTGGTGGTGTCGGAACTTTAGAGCACATCTACGAGGGTTTTGTGAATGGCGCGGATGCATGCCTGGCTGCGAGTATTTTCCATTATGGCACTTATACTGTTGGGGAGATAAAAGATTATCTGAGGGAGAAGGGGATTCCGATATGA